One window from the genome of Malus domestica chromosome 01, GDT2T_hap1 encodes:
- the LOC103443267 gene encoding ABC transporter G family member 4: MESDAPPTQPPSKTYELTASSISYTKSITAATSFSPFHLLFKQCTFPTTTYILKDISLTAYPSEILAIVGPSGAGKSTLLDILAARRSPTSGALLLNSFPISNSSFRKLSAYVPQHDACLPLLTVFETFAFAASLLVPNPNPTNIAAIVSSLLTELRLTHLSNTRLGQGLSGGERRRVSIGLSLLHDPAVLLLDEPTSGLDSTSAFNVIQTLKSICASRHRTVILSIHQPSFKILSTVDRILLLSKGSVVHHGTLSSLEVFLLSNDFTVPPQLNALEYTMEILNRLPPITTTTTTSSPPNDPINHDKQAFRPVIRYKSSRTQEILALYNRFWKIIYRTRQLLLTNTLEALLVGLVLGTIYINIGFDKQGIEKRFGLFAFTLTFLLSSTTEALPIFINERPILLRETSGGIYRLSSYLIANTLVFLPYLLAIAIIYSVSVYFLVGLCGSWQAFAYFVLVIWIIVLMANSFVLFLSSLAPNYIAGTSLVTILLGGFFLFSGYFISQGNMPKYWLFMHFFSMYKYALDALLINEYGCLVSTCLIWYQESNSDSKVCMVTGGDVLQKRGLHEGQRWTNIYILLGFFVFYRVLCLMVLIRRVSRSKK, encoded by the coding sequence ATGGAATCAGATGCACCACCAACCCAACCACCCTCCAAAACTTACGAACTAACAGCCTCTTCCATATCCTACACCAAATCAATCACAGCCGCCACCAGCTTCTCCCCATTTCACCTCCTCTTCAAGCAATGCACCTTCCCCACCACCACCTACATCCTCAAAGACATCTCCCTCACCGCCTACCCCTCCGAAATCCTCGCCATTGTGGGCCCTAGCGGCGCCGGAAAATCAACCCTGCTTGACATCTTAGCCGCCCGAAGGTCACCCACAAGCGGCGCTCTCCTCCTCAACTCTTTCCCCATCAGCAATTCCTCATTCCGCAAGCTCTCAGCCTATGTCCCTCAGCACGACGCATGCCTTCCCCTCCTCACCGTTTTTGAAACCTTTGCTTTTGCCGCAAGCCTCCTCgtccctaaccctaaccctacaAACATTGCTGCCATTGTCTCCTCTCTTCTGACCGAGCTCCGGCTCACACATTTGTCCAACACCCGCCTCGGCCAAGGCCTATCGGGCGGCGAACGCAGGCGTGTCTCCATAGGCCTCAGCCTTCTCCACGACCCTGCTGTCCTCCTTCTCGACGAGCCCACCTCAGGTCTCGACAGCACCTCCGCTTTCAACGTAATCCAAACCCTAAAATCCATTTGCGCCTCGCGTCACCGCACTGTGATTTTATCAATCCACCAACCCAGCTTCAAAATCCTCTCCACCGTTGATAGAATCCTCTTGCTATCAAAAGGGTCAGTTGTCCACCACGGAACCCTTTCCTCTCTCGAAGTTTTTCTGCTCTCTAATGACTTCACTGTCCCTCCACAACTCAAtgccttggagtataccatggaAATTCTCAACCGCCTCCCTCCCATCACAACTACAACCACCACATCATCGCCTCCTAATGATCCTATTAATCATGATAAGCAGGCATTTAGGCCAGTCATTAGATACAAAAGCTCTAGAACTCAAGAGATATTGGCTCTATACAACCGGTTTTGGAAAATCATCTACAGAACAAGGCAGCTCCTTTTAACAAACACTCTTGAAGCACTTCTTGTAGGTCTTGTTTTGGGAACTATTTACATCAACATTGGATTCGATAAGCAAGGAATCGAAAAGCGGTTTGGCCTCTTCGCCTTCACTCTTACATTCCTCCTCTCCTCCACCACCGAAGCCCTACCGATCTTCATCAACGAAAGGCCGATCCTCCTCCGAGAAACCTCCGGCGGAATCTACCGGCTCTCCTCATACCTCATTGCCAACACTCTCGTTTTCTTGCCCTACTTGCTTGCCATTGCGATCATATACTCCGTTTCGGTCTACTTCTTGGTGGGTCTGTGTGGTTCTTGGCAGGCGTTTGCTTATTTTGTTCTGGTCATATGGATCATTGTTCTAATGGCGAATTCATTCGTCTTGTTCTTGAGCTCTCTGGCTCCCAACTACATCGCCGGGACTTCGCTCGTGACGATACTTTTGGGCgggttttttctcttttctggcTACTTCATCTCCCAGGGTAACATGCCCAAGTACTGGCTCTTCATGCACTTCTTCTCCATGTACAAATATGCCCTGGATGCCCTTCTGATCAACGAGTACGGTTGCCTTGTGTCAACGTGTTTGATATGGTACCAAGAGAGTAACAGTGATAGTAAAGTTTGCATGGTGACGGGAGGCGACGTGTTGCAGAAGAGAGGGCTGCATGAAGGGCAGAGGTGGACTAATATCTACATCCTGCTAGGGTTTTTCGTGTTCTATCGTGTGCTTTGTTTGATGGTTTTGATCAGAAGGGTTTCCAGATCAAAGAAGTAG